Proteins encoded within one genomic window of Cucumis sativus cultivar 9930 chromosome 3, Cucumber_9930_V3, whole genome shotgun sequence:
- the LOC101214188 gene encoding protein phosphatase 2C 51: protein MHSLHKLHLTNPTPNFLPPPPSPMCDPTTMIPIKNTRPRRRLRVRKLRYKSQRHLHAAQETERNQLRDNGPSDSNSDRLLLSQNESFSAFHSLLYSDMSIIGRRKEMEDEVSVELGLTAINDEKYNFFAVYDGHGGAQVAQVCRERLHRIVAEEIVGWGEMDEAEWGRLMEKCFQRMDDEVKRGAAAMKTVGSAVVAAVIGKEEVVVANCGDCRAVLARDGIALPLSDDHKPGRADELKRIESAGGRVINWNGYRVLGVLATSRSIGDEYLKPFVISKPEVTVTKRTDNDEFLILGSDGLWDVVSNEIACNIVRRCFGGKLKRLSLKVENDSHVAEAAAVLAEHAVARGSKDNISVIVVDLRKPKRSSP, encoded by the exons atgcATTCACTTCATAAGCTGCACCTTACTAATCCCACCCCGAACTTCCTCCCACCACCCCCCTCCCCAATGTGCGATCCTACTACCATGATTCCAATCAAGAATACTCGCCCCAGACGGCGTCTCAGAGTTCGTAAACTCAGGTACAAATCGCAGAGGCACCTGCACGCCGCACAGGAAACTGAGCGCAACCAGTTACGCGATAATGGACCTTCCGATTCCAACTCTGATCGCCTGCTACTCTCTCAAAACGAATCTTTTTCCGCGTTCCATTCTCTACTCTACAGTGATATGTCGATTATAGGGCGGAGAAAGGAGATGGAAGATGAAGTGAGTGTGGAATTGGGATTGACGGCGATTAATGATGAGAAGTACAATTTCTTCGCCGTCTATGACGGACACGGTGGCGCTCAGGTCGCGCAGGTGTGCCGTGAACGCTTGCATCGGATTGTGGCTGAGGAGATTGTGGGCTGGGGAGAGATGGATGAGGCGGAGTGGGGAAGGTTGATGGAGAAGTGCTTCCAGAGAATGGACGACGAAGTCAAAAGAGGTGCCGCCGCGATGAAGACCGTCGGCTCGGCGGTGGTTGCGGCGGTGATTGGAAAGGAGGAAGTGGTGGTGGCCAATTGTGGCGATTGTCGAGCCGTTTTGGCTAGGGATGGAATTGCGTTGCCCTTGTCTGACGATCATAAG CCTGGCAGAGCTGATGAGTTGAAGAGAATTGAATCTGCGGGTGGGAGGGTCATAAACTGGAATGGCTACCGGGTGCTAGGAGTTCTTGCCACTTCAAGATCCATCG GTGATGAATATCTCAAACCATTTGTTATCTCAAAACCAGAAGTGACTGTGACCAAGAGAACTGACAACGATGAGTTTCTCATACTAGGAAGTGATGGTCTATGGGATGTTGTTTCTAATGAAATTGCCTGCAACATAGTGAGGAGATGTTTTGGAGGGAAATTGAAGAGGCTTTCGTTGAAGGTAGAGAACGACAGCCATGTCGCCGAAGCTGCAGCAGTGTTGGCAGAGCACGCGGTGGCTCGCGGAAGCAAGGACAATATCAGTGTAATAGTAGTAGATTTGAGGAAACCAAAACGTTCCTCTCCATGA